From one Rhopalosiphum padi isolate XX-2018 chromosome 2, ASM2088224v1, whole genome shotgun sequence genomic stretch:
- the LOC132922308 gene encoding uncharacterized protein LOC132922308: MSGTHEECEEYYRLRASEITGQLASWSRSAAVRDESFVKLLRTKIERRARLADAVDRTSRNAVAETRLALEANNERAAAASDRAAAELERFADELRRTCYDGGEATAVELDAENQRLSEIINLRRTALEKATATGKAAGDQLRQDQAVNDRMTRNLMTTALEPQEPAASQDSGSEALSACKGRSWRPISPGLTCQRHDSA; this comes from the coding sequence ATGAGCGGCACGCACGAAGAGTGTGAAGAGTATTACCGACTGCGGGCGTCCGAGATCACGGGACAGTTGGCGTCGTGGTCGCGGTCTGCGGCCGTTCGGGACGAGTCGTTCGTGAAGCTGTTGCGGACCAAAATCGAGCGGCGGGCGCGTCTCGCCGACGCTGTGGACCGGACTTCGCGGAACGCTGTGGCCGAAACACGGCTGGCACTCGAAGCTAACAACGAGCGCGCGGCAGCCGCGTCGGACAGAGCGGCCGCCGAGCTTGAGCGTTTCGCGGATGAATTGCGGCGGACCTGCTATGACGGTGGCGAGGCCACAGCTGTTGAGTTGGACGCGGAGAACCAGCGACTTAGCGAAATCATAAATCTGAGGCGTACAGCCCTTGAAAAGGCTACGGCCACTGGCAAAGCGGCTGGCGATCAATTGCGACAAGACCAGGCTGTCAACGACCGGATGACGCGTAACTTGATGACCACCGCTTTAGAGCCCCAAGAACCCGCAGCTTCGCAAGACAGTGGATCTGAGGCGCTTAGTGCTTGCAAAGGCCGTAGTTGGCGACCGATTTCGCCAGGACTAACCTGTCAACGACATGACAGCGCATAA